In Acidobacteriota bacterium, the genomic stretch ACTGCCTCCCTGACCTCTCTCACTGTTTCCGATGCCACTGCTCTGGCCCGTTCCGCTCCCTCAGCAAGCATGGCTTCCATTTTTCTCTTGTCGCTTGCGAACTGGTTTCTTCTGTCAATGAAATCGGAAAACCTTTTCTTCACGTGATCCGCGAGGTAGCTCTTGCACTCTGTACAGCCGATCCCGGCCCTCCTGCATTCCCTGTCGATCTCAACGATTTTCTCGGGCGGGGAGAAAACTTTATGGAAGGCAAAGACCGGGCAGATGTCGGGATTTCCAGGATCATTCCTTCTCTTCCTGGCGGGATCCGTCACCATCATCATGATCTTGCTGCGCATGAGTTCGGGTGGATCGCTCAGGAATATGGAATTGTTGTAGCTCTTCGACATTTTTCTTCCATCCGTTCCGGGAAGCCTGGAAACTTCCGTTAGCATGGCTTCAGGTTCCGGGAAGACGTTTCCATAGAAGTGATTGAATCTCCTGACGATCTCTCGAGTCAGCTCAAGATGAGGCAGTTGATCTTCCCCTATCGGGACGATACCGGCTTTGTAGACAACAATATCGGCCGCCTGAAGAACGGGATAGCCAAGGAATCCGTACGTGTGCAGATCCTTTCCCTTGATCTCCCTCAGCTGTTCTTTGTAGGTGGGAACTCTCAGCAGCCACCCCAGTGGAACGACCATTGAAAGGAGGAGGTGAAGTTCGGCGTGCTCCTTCACGGCTGATTGGATGAAGATCGTGCTCTTCTTTGGATTCAGCCCCGCAGCCATCCAGTCCACGGCCATGTTGAAGATGTAATCCTTGAGGTTGGATGTATCCTCATAATCTGTCGTCAGGGCATGATAATCCACGATGCAGTAAAAGCATTCATGATCCTCCTGAAGTTTAACCCAGTTCTGAAGGGCTCCAAAGAAGTGTCCGAGATGCAAGAGCCCGGTCGGACGCATTCCTGAAAGAACTCGCTTTTTTTCCATGTTCATCCTGCCATTATGAAAATTGTTTCTATGCCTGATATTCTGATGAGAAGATCTAATAGAATCCAGACTGGAAGGAAAAGATATTTCAA encodes the following:
- the trpS gene encoding tryptophan--tRNA ligase translates to MEKKRVLSGMRPTGLLHLGHFFGALQNWVKLQEDHECFYCIVDYHALTTDYEDTSNLKDYIFNMAVDWMAAGLNPKKSTIFIQSAVKEHAELHLLLSMVVPLGWLLRVPTYKEQLREIKGKDLHTYGFLGYPVLQAADIVVYKAGIVPIGEDQLPHLELTREIVRRFNHFYGNVFPEPEAMLTEVSRLPGTDGRKMSKSYNNSIFLSDPPELMRSKIMMMVTDPARKRRNDPGNPDICPVFAFHKVFSPPEKIVEIDRECRRAGIGCTECKSYLADHVKKRFSDFIDRRNQFASDKRKMEAMLAEGAERARAVASETVREVREAVKL